Proteins from a single region of Paraglaciecola sp. T6c:
- the gshA gene encoding glutamate--cysteine ligase, producing the protein MQTLDKDFSERLAILAKEDLASTLAGISHGIEREALRIQPNGKLAQTPHNEKLGAALTHDYITTDFSESLLEFITPPEQNVDKTLGQLRDVHKFALANIGDECLWPMSMPCYIDDQNEIPIAQFGKSNVGKMKSLYREGLKNRYGSMMQAIAGVHFNFSLPDSFWDLWLDKVESSENNKETKSAAYFALIRNYRRFCWLIPYLYGASPALCSSFIKGKNTTLPFKTIGKGSLYLPYATSLRMSDLGYTNSAQSGLMTCYNQVDSYIASLRKAISTPSEIFEKYAGKKDGQYQQLNSNMLQIENELYSPIRPKQPTKPLEKPTDALQARGVEYIEVRALDVDPFSDIGIERNQFFFLDVFLVYCVVMPSPDMTPDSYRETETNLRAVVDHGRDPELMLSKEGKSVPMTQWAAELFAGMREVAKVLDSNHAVAEYSQAVEQEWQKIVDPALTPSAKVLAILLGKNKDNGTLGVELASAYKQSLNEAEYHFFDAEKLSQHAVSSLDAQHHIEKSDTVSFDQFLSDYFTYQFN; encoded by the coding sequence TTGCAAACATTAGATAAAGATTTTAGCGAGCGTTTAGCCATCCTAGCGAAAGAAGACCTTGCTTCTACATTAGCGGGCATAAGCCATGGAATAGAGCGTGAAGCGCTGCGCATTCAACCTAATGGTAAGTTAGCGCAAACGCCCCACAATGAAAAATTGGGGGCCGCTTTAACCCACGATTACATTACGACTGATTTCTCTGAGTCCCTTTTGGAGTTTATTACACCACCTGAGCAAAATGTTGATAAAACATTGGGCCAGCTTCGTGACGTGCATAAATTTGCACTCGCCAATATTGGTGATGAATGTTTGTGGCCTATGAGTATGCCTTGCTACATAGATGATCAAAATGAGATCCCCATTGCGCAGTTCGGCAAATCTAATGTGGGTAAAATGAAAAGCCTTTATCGGGAAGGCCTAAAGAATCGATATGGCAGTATGATGCAAGCGATTGCGGGAGTGCATTTTAATTTTTCATTGCCAGACAGTTTTTGGGATCTTTGGCTAGATAAAGTCGAAAGTAGCGAAAATAATAAAGAAACGAAGTCAGCAGCTTATTTCGCGTTAATCAGAAACTATCGGCGTTTCTGCTGGTTAATTCCCTATTTATATGGCGCGTCACCTGCATTATGCAGTTCATTTATCAAAGGTAAAAACACCACTTTACCTTTTAAAACCATCGGTAAAGGGTCGCTCTATCTACCTTATGCAACGTCATTACGTATGAGTGATCTTGGCTACACTAACAGTGCTCAGTCGGGGTTGATGACATGTTACAACCAAGTCGACAGTTATATAGCCTCGTTACGCAAAGCCATTAGTACGCCCTCAGAAATATTCGAGAAATACGCGGGCAAGAAAGACGGACAATACCAGCAACTTAACAGCAACATGTTACAGATAGAAAATGAGCTGTACTCACCCATCCGTCCGAAACAACCCACAAAACCGTTAGAGAAGCCGACAGACGCTTTGCAAGCTCGAGGGGTTGAGTACATAGAAGTACGCGCATTGGATGTGGATCCGTTTAGTGATATTGGCATCGAGCGTAATCAGTTTTTCTTCTTAGATGTTTTTCTTGTGTATTGTGTGGTGATGCCGAGCCCGGATATGACGCCAGACTCGTACCGTGAAACAGAAACTAACTTACGTGCCGTGGTTGATCATGGTCGCGACCCTGAACTGATGCTCTCGAAAGAGGGTAAATCTGTACCAATGACCCAATGGGCCGCTGAATTGTTTGCAGGCATGAGAGAAGTGGCCAAAGTACTGGACAGTAACCATGCCGTGGCAGAATACAGTCAAGCGGTAGAACAAGAGTGGCAAAAAATTGTTGATCCAGCGTTAACACCTTCTGCCAAGGTATTAGCAATATTACTAGGTAAGAACAAAGATAATGGCACGCTAGGGGTAGAATTGGCCTCAGCGTACAAGCAGAGCCTAAATGAAGCTGAGTATCACTTCTTCGACGCAGAAAAGCTTAGTCAGCATGCTGTGAGCTCGTTGGATGCTCAGCATCATATCGAGAAGTCTGACACGGTGAGCTTTGATCAATTCTTAAGTGACTATTTTACCTATCAGTTTAATTAG
- a CDS encoding M16 family metallopeptidase, protein MGKFLVVKKIVILSTFAGILSACQPTNSVTQPTTTNLPTGVTLVAEQGASDDQVRIPYKKYRLANGLTLVLHEDHSDPLVHVDVTYHVGSAREEVGKSGFAHFFEHMMFQGSKNVADDEHIKIVTEAGGNMNGTTNSDRTNYYETVPANQLEKMMWLEADRMGFLLGSVTQEKFEIQRETVKNERGQSYDNQPYGLRSERNSEALYPAGHPYSWSTIGYIEDLNRVNVDDLKAFFKRWYGPNNAVLTIGGDIEPEQVLGWANKYFGSIPAGPSVKNAEKELVTLDEARFVTLEDEIHLPLLQVTFPTVYVRHEDEAPLDVLSNILGAGKTSLFYKNLVKDGYAVQAMVSHPCRELACEFQLIALANPQNSTNLSELYARFEQTLAEFEERGVSEDDLNRTKVGIESSTIFGLQSVSGKVSTLASNQTFDGEPDMVQYDLDRYNAVTAQDVMRVYQRYIKDKPSVVLSIVPNGQVDLAAKPANFTVPKRQLDNIKTVQAHIEQATIVDTFDRSVQPPAGPSPVVSVPDFDEQRFENGLTLVSLTTDETPTVSISFNMEGGPLLDPIDKAGLASFTAQMMNETTKGFTNEEMANQLALLGSSIRFDANGRFTTVRINSLSRNLDATLALFKKKMFSPAFLQSDFQRLKQRSAQSLQQQVKNPSVLASRAVSELLFGKDNRVSLPDSGTLNTIQNISLDDVKAYYQQYYSPSKANVVVVGDVNTQSLQTSLDFLTNWPAKPYQIKDYAEFPKMGKPVIYLVDKPGAKQSVVSIFKPYLPYDATGEQFRSKLMNFALGGVFSSRINLNLREDKGYTYGASTNFIGGKTLGWFNASADLKQDNTVDGIREMLSEITEYHEKGMTQTELELMRNAFTQGDALEYETPSSKAGFLRHLLTYGLDKSYRGTQNKIIHNIGKDELNALAAKVLDPNSMQVVVVGDASVIRAQLATLGREVVDLTVEY, encoded by the coding sequence ATGGGCAAGTTTCTCGTGGTAAAAAAAATCGTTATATTATCGACATTTGCTGGCATTTTATCCGCATGTCAACCTACCAACTCTGTGACACAACCTACGACTACAAATTTACCCACTGGGGTAACCTTAGTCGCTGAGCAGGGTGCAAGTGACGACCAAGTCAGGATCCCTTATAAAAAGTATCGTCTTGCCAATGGATTAACCCTAGTCTTACACGAAGACCATTCCGATCCTCTTGTACATGTTGATGTGACCTACCACGTGGGCTCAGCTCGAGAAGAAGTGGGTAAGTCAGGCTTTGCTCATTTTTTTGAACACATGATGTTCCAAGGCTCGAAAAACGTTGCAGATGACGAACATATAAAAATAGTGACTGAGGCTGGTGGTAATATGAATGGCACCACCAATTCTGACCGCACTAACTATTATGAAACGGTTCCGGCTAATCAACTTGAAAAAATGATGTGGCTTGAAGCCGATCGCATGGGTTTCTTGCTCGGCTCAGTGACTCAAGAAAAGTTTGAGATACAGCGCGAAACGGTCAAAAACGAGCGTGGTCAGAGTTACGACAACCAGCCTTATGGCCTGCGTAGTGAGCGTAATTCTGAAGCCTTGTATCCGGCAGGGCACCCTTATTCGTGGTCAACCATTGGATATATTGAGGATTTGAATCGCGTTAACGTAGATGACCTAAAAGCGTTCTTCAAACGCTGGTATGGCCCTAATAATGCGGTGTTGACTATTGGCGGTGACATCGAGCCAGAGCAAGTGCTTGGATGGGCAAACAAATACTTCGGTTCTATTCCTGCTGGCCCAAGTGTGAAAAACGCTGAGAAAGAACTTGTCACCCTAGATGAAGCGCGCTTTGTTACTTTAGAAGATGAAATACACTTGCCCTTATTGCAGGTGACGTTTCCTACTGTTTATGTGCGCCATGAAGACGAGGCGCCGCTTGATGTGTTATCCAATATTCTAGGGGCGGGTAAAACGTCATTGTTTTATAAGAATCTGGTCAAAGATGGCTACGCAGTCCAAGCAATGGTTTCTCACCCCTGCCGAGAGCTGGCCTGTGAATTTCAATTGATAGCACTTGCTAACCCGCAAAATAGCACCAACTTGTCTGAGCTTTATGCACGTTTCGAGCAAACGTTGGCTGAGTTTGAAGAGCGCGGTGTGAGCGAAGACGACTTAAACCGCACTAAAGTGGGTATTGAATCTTCAACGATCTTCGGTTTGCAAAGTGTGTCCGGTAAGGTATCAACGCTCGCCTCAAATCAAACCTTTGACGGTGAGCCTGACATGGTGCAGTACGATTTGGACCGCTACAATGCTGTCACAGCACAAGACGTGATGCGTGTTTACCAGCGTTACATAAAAGATAAACCGAGTGTGGTGTTAAGTATCGTGCCTAATGGCCAAGTGGATTTAGCTGCCAAGCCGGCTAATTTCACGGTCCCTAAGCGTCAACTAGATAATATCAAAACAGTGCAAGCGCACATCGAACAAGCCACGATTGTTGATACCTTCGATCGCAGTGTTCAGCCCCCAGCGGGGCCTTCACCTGTGGTGAGCGTGCCTGATTTTGACGAGCAGCGTTTTGAGAACGGGTTAACCCTTGTCAGCTTAACAACGGATGAAACGCCCACGGTGTCGATTAGCTTCAACATGGAAGGCGGGCCTTTACTTGACCCTATCGACAAGGCTGGTTTAGCGTCTTTTACTGCGCAAATGATGAATGAAACGACCAAAGGCTTCACCAATGAAGAAATGGCCAATCAATTAGCGTTATTAGGTAGCAGCATTCGTTTCGATGCAAATGGCCGCTTTACCACGGTGCGTATTAATAGTTTGTCACGTAACTTAGATGCAACCTTGGCGTTATTTAAAAAGAAGATGTTCAGCCCCGCGTTTTTACAAAGTGATTTCCAGCGATTAAAACAACGTTCTGCTCAGTCACTTCAACAGCAAGTTAAAAACCCGTCTGTTTTGGCAAGTCGAGCGGTCAGCGAGTTACTGTTTGGCAAGGATAACCGTGTCAGCCTGCCAGATTCTGGCACCCTGAACACGATTCAAAATATTTCACTAGATGATGTGAAAGCTTACTATCAGCAATATTATTCACCTTCGAAAGCAAACGTAGTCGTAGTGGGAGACGTAAATACGCAATCTTTGCAGACATCTTTAGACTTTTTAACAAATTGGCCAGCAAAGCCTTATCAGATTAAGGATTATGCTGAATTTCCTAAGATGGGTAAGCCGGTTATTTATCTGGTGGATAAACCAGGGGCAAAGCAATCGGTTGTATCTATCTTTAAACCTTACTTGCCATACGATGCCACAGGCGAGCAATTTAGAAGTAAGCTGATGAATTTCGCTCTTGGTGGCGTATTCAGTAGTCGTATCAACCTGAATTTGCGCGAAGATAAAGGCTATACCTATGGCGCTTCAACCAATTTTATTGGTGGCAAAACGCTAGGTTGGTTTAACGCTAGCGCTGACCTCAAGCAAGACAACACCGTTGATGGTATTCGTGAAATGCTCAGTGAAATAACTGAGTATCATGAGAAAGGGATGACGCAAACTGAGTTAGAGCTGATGCGCAATGCCTTTACCCAAGGAGATGCATTAGAATATGAGACACCGTCCAGCAAAGCGGGATTCCTGCGTCACCTGCTGACCTACGGCTTGGACAAATCGTACCGCGGGACGCAAAACAAGATTATTCATAATATTGGTAAAGATGAACTGAATGCACTTGCTGCAAAGGTGCTTGATCCCAACTCAATGCAAGTTGTAGTCGTTGGAGATGCAAGTGTCATCCGCGCTCAGTTGGCAACGCTTGGAAGGGAAGTGGTTGACCTGACCGTTGAATATTAA